Sequence from the Marinobacter gudaonensis genome:
GATCGTGCCGGTTTCGAGTCGGTCGATGTCCACATGAGCGACCTGCTGTCCGGTCGCGTCACACTCGATCGCTTCAACAGTCTGGTGGCCTGTGGCGGCTTCTCTTTCGGCGATGTGCTGGGTGCCGGGGAGGGCTGGGCAAAGTCCATCCTATTCAGCGATCGGGTCCGGGACCAGTTTGCCGCCTTCTTCAACCGCCAGGACACGCTGGCGCTCGGAGTATGCAACGGATGCCAGATGCTCTCCAATCTTCACGAGCTGATTCCCGGAAGCGAAGGCTGGCCCCGTTTTGTTCGCAACCAGTCAGAGCAGTTTGAGGCGCGGCTGGTCATGGTGGAAGTTCTGCCATCACCGTCTGCGTTCATGGATGGTATGGCCGGGTCTCGCATGCCGATTGCCGTTGCGCACGGCGAGGGGCGGGTGGAGTTTGCCAGCGGTACGTCCGCGTCCAGCCTGTCCGAGAACGAGCTGGTCGCCTTGCGCTACGTCGACAACCGCGGTGCCGCTACTGTTCGCTATCCATACAATCCCAATGGCTCCGAGGACGGTATCACTGGCGTTACCACTCGCGACGGCCGGGTAACCATCATGATGCCGCATCCAGAACGGGTGTTCAGAGCCGTGCAGCATTCCTGGCGGCCCTCGGACTGGCAAGAGGATGGTCCCTGGATGCGTATGTTCAGAAATGCGAGGCGCTGGTTCGGCTGATAACCGGCGACTTGACGGGGCCGGTTCCGGGAACACGTCTTTCAGGCGTAGTTTCCGGAACCGGCTTTTTTGTTTCTGTGCCCATTTTTTGTGCGACTGTCACGGTCAAATTTCTCGGAAACTGGCAAAAAAATCCTTGACTCACTACGTTTATGCACATTCCTGGTGCCTTTCTGTTTGATCTGTGAGCAAAGCTCTGGGTTTCGGTTCAACTTTTGTTCAATGCTAGTAACGTATTGAAAAATAAGATAATTGTGAGAAAGGTGATTTTGTCGCCAATTTGAGAGAAGTGCAGTGATTACGGGGTTTGGGGCGCTGTTCCCAAAAACTTTCCCCAGAGTTATCCACAGTTTCTGTGGGTAAGTGGCTAAGCCATTAATCTGTACAAAAAATATCCGCTATGAGGGAGGTTTTCGATGTATAAGATGTGCTATTTCGTCCCTTCCAGCCACCTGGATGAAACCAAGCAGGCCCTTTTTGAAGCAGGTGCAGGTCGCATTGGAGATTACGATAGCTGTGCCTGGCAATGTCTTGGGGAGGGGCAGTTTCGACCCCTGGCAGGAAGCGACCCGTTTCTTGGCACAACCGGAGAACTGGAGCGTGTGGAGGAATACAAAGTAGAACTCGTGTGTGAGGATCAGCTGATATACGACGCCCTGGCAGCGCTGAAGCGATCGCACCCTTACGAAGAGCCCGCTTATGAGATCTACCGGATGGAAGACATCTAGACAGTAGAGGCCGGTCAGGTCAGTCCCGGCCCATGGGGCGGCGAATATCACTCACATGCACGCCAAAGGATTCTTGCGCGAGGTCGGTCAGGAACAGCTCCAGCGTGCGTTTGACCGTCGGGAAGGAAATCTCGTTCCAGGGAATGTCATCCACGTCGAACAGCCGGGACTCCAGGGACTCCTCGCCGGCGCCAAACTGGCCATCCTTCAGGGTGGCGCGATAGAACATGTGCACCTGATTGATGTGGGGGACATCAATGATCGAATACAGGCCTTCAATCTTGACTTCGGCCAGGGCTTCTTCCCGAGTTTCACGCTCGGCAGCTTCGATCGTGGTTTCGGCGTTTTCCATGAATCCGGCGGGAAGGGTCCAGTAGCCATACCGGGGCTCAATGGCCCGTCGGCAGAGCAGGATCCGGCCTTCCCAGACGGGCACGGTTCCGGCGACAATCCTCGGGTTCTGATAATGTATGGTATCGCAGCTGGTACAAACATAGCGGTGCCGGTTATCGCCTTCAGGGATGCGTTGCTCAACCGGTTGGCCGCATGTGCTGCAGTACTTCATGTTTTTCCCCGTATACTGAAAATGGTTTGGTAGTCAGTTTAACGATCCCGGCTGCCTCTGTCTCATCCAAGATACGGCTGAACGCTGGAGATACGATTTGCGTGATTTACTCGCCGAGAGGCTTGCCGGTTATGCGCCCCGTCAGTTGGCTCTCGATTATCCTGAAGCCGGTATTCTGGTGCCGGTGACTGACAACCCGGGCAACCCTGAGATGGTGTTTACGCTCAGATCGGAAAATCTGAGCACCCATCGGGGGCAAGTGGCGTACCCGGGTGGCAAGCGCGATCCCGAAGATACGTCCCTGGCGGCAACTGCGCTCAGGGAAACCCATGAAGAAATTGGTCTGCCGCCAGACCAGGTTCAGATCATCGCACCTTTGAGTCAGGTGATGTCTCGCTACGGAATACTGGTGACCCCGTACGTTGGCGTGATCCCTGGCGACCATCCGCTTGAGCCAAATCCGCACGAAATTGACAGTGTCTTCAAGGTACCGCTGTCCTTCTTTCTGGAAGACCGTCGGGAAAGGACCGATGCCCTGAATTTTCTCAACCACACATTCTATGTGCCGTGTTACCGATGGGAGCGCTATGAGATCTGGGGGCTTTCGGCGGTGGTTCTGGTCGATTTCATGAACGCTGTGTACGATGCCGGGATAGATTTGCTCGAACCACCTGGAGGAGATTGATGTGTTTTACCAGTTGAACGATCGAACGCCGGAGCTTGAGGGCGACGGGCATTTTGTCGCCGAGAATGCCTCGGTGATCGGGCGGGTGCGCCTGATGGACAAAGCCAGTGTCTGGTTCAATGCAGTTATCCGGGGTGACAATGAGCTCATTCTGGTGGGCCCGGAATCCAATATCCAGGACGGATCCGTTCTCCACACCGATCCGGGCATGCCGCTCACTCTGGGGCGTGGTGTCACGGTGGGGCACAAGGTCATGCTGCACGGCTGCGAAATTGGCGATTACTCGCTGATCGGTATCAACGCCGTGGTTCTGAACGGTGCGAAAATTGGCAAGCACTGTCTGATCGGCGCCAATGCACTCATTCCGGAAGGTATGGAAGTGCCGGACGGCTCACTGGTGGTTGGCTCTCCTGCGAAAATCAAGCGTGAGCTAACCGATAACCAGAAGAAAATGCTGGAAATGAGCGCTCAGCATTACGTGCAGAATGCTCAGCGATATCGGAACGAACTGAAACCCTGCGAGCCCCGTACATGAGCGTTGCCGATAAAGTTCGCTCACCTTGCGTGAGCATCTGTTGCCTGGACGAAAACGATATCTGCATTGGATGCCATCGAAGTGGTGATGAGATTACTCGGTGGAG
This genomic interval carries:
- a CDS encoding NUDIX hydrolase gives rise to the protein MRDLLAERLAGYAPRQLALDYPEAGILVPVTDNPGNPEMVFTLRSENLSTHRGQVAYPGGKRDPEDTSLAATALRETHEEIGLPPDQVQIIAPLSQVMSRYGILVTPYVGVIPGDHPLEPNPHEIDSVFKVPLSFFLEDRRERTDALNFLNHTFYVPCYRWERYEIWGLSAVVLVDFMNAVYDAGIDLLEPPGGD
- a CDS encoding DUF1289 domain-containing protein; the encoded protein is MSVADKVRSPCVSICCLDENDICIGCHRSGDEITRWSQLNNDERLDVLKKVAEREQNSLIQN
- a CDS encoding NUDIX hydrolase, coding for MKYCSTCGQPVEQRIPEGDNRHRYVCTSCDTIHYQNPRIVAGTVPVWEGRILLCRRAIEPRYGYWTLPAGFMENAETTIEAAERETREEALAEVKIEGLYSIIDVPHINQVHMFYRATLKDGQFGAGEESLESRLFDVDDIPWNEISFPTVKRTLELFLTDLAQESFGVHVSDIRRPMGRD
- a CDS encoding NGG1p interacting factor NIF3, whose amino-acid sequence is MYKMCYFVPSSHLDETKQALFEAGAGRIGDYDSCAWQCLGEGQFRPLAGSDPFLGTTGELERVEEYKVELVCEDQLIYDALAALKRSHPYEEPAYEIYRMEDI
- a CDS encoding gamma carbonic anhydrase family protein, whose protein sequence is MFYQLNDRTPELEGDGHFVAENASVIGRVRLMDKASVWFNAVIRGDNELILVGPESNIQDGSVLHTDPGMPLTLGRGVTVGHKVMLHGCEIGDYSLIGINAVVLNGAKIGKHCLIGANALIPEGMEVPDGSLVVGSPAKIKRELTDNQKKMLEMSAQHYVQNAQRYRNELKPCEPRT